Proteins encoded together in one Chitinophagaceae bacterium window:
- a CDS encoding type II toxin-antitoxin system RelE/ParE family toxin yields MKKITKVIWSIEAVDNLDKIIAYLEEKWSEKEIKRFFLMSHPPKPYLNP; encoded by the coding sequence ATGAAAAAAATAACTAAAGTTATTTGGTCAATAGAAGCGGTTGATAATTTAGATAAGATCATTGCTTATTTGGAAGAAAAATGGTCAGAGAAAGAAATTAAAAGGTTTTTTCTAATGTCTCACCCCCCCAAACCCTATCTCAACCCTTAA